From the Kineosporia sp. NBRC 101731 genome, the window CACTGGGTGTCGATCCCGGACGGGTGGGCGTGCTCGGTTTCAGCGCCGGCGGGCACCTGGCCGCGACGCTGGCCAACCAGAGTGACCCGCCCGACCTGAGTGTGCTCGCCTATCCGGTGATCTCGCTCGCGCACGAGCACCACGAGGGGTCGGTGCAGAACCTGCTGGGCGAGGGTGTCACCGCCGAACAGCGCCGGGAACACTCCGCCGACCAGCAGGTCTCGGTCCGCACTCCGCCCGCCTTCGTCTGGCACACGGCCGACGACGCGACGGTGCCGCTGAGCAACTCCCTGCGCTACGTCGCTGCGCTCACCGCCGTGGGTGTCCCCGTCGAACTGCACGTCTTTCCCAGCGGCCCGCACGGTCTGGGTCTGGCCGGGGACCGGCCGCACGTGGCCCGCTGGACCCGGTGGTGCCAGGAGTGGCTGCGCACCCACGGCTGGGTGGACCAGGAGCGGCCCTAGGCGAAACCGCCGACGTAGACGCCCTGGTCCCTGAGGTCGGCGAGTCCGGACAGGTTCGCCGGGTCGTTGCCCTCCAGGTCCAGTCCTTGCAGGGCGGGCAGGCGGGTCAGCGGGGTCAGGTCGCGCACCGGGTTCCCGCCGAGCCAGAGTTCGTCGATGCCCTTCAGGCCGGCCAGCCCGGACGCGGTGCGGATCCGGTTCCCGGAGATGTTCAGCATGTGCAGGTAGGGCAGCCCGGACAGGGGTTTCACGTCGCTGACCCGGTTGTCCCGCAGCGTCAGGCGGTACAGGCCGCTCATCCCGGCCAGGGGGTCGAGCGCGGTGATCCGGTTACGGCTCAGGTCGACCTCGGTCACGGCGGTCAGGCCCGTCAGAGGGGTCAGATCGGTGATCCGGTTACCGGACAGGCCCAGATCGGTGAGCCCTTTCAGCCCGGCGAGCGGGGTCAGGTCGGCGATCCGGTTGTTGGACAGACCCAGATTGCTCAGGCCGGTCAGCCCGGCCAGCGGGGTCAGATCACGCACGCGGTTGTTGGTCAGCGTCAGACTCCTCAGCGACGGCACGTACTCCAGGGAGGCCAGGTCGCTGATCTCGTTGGTGCGCAGGTCCAGCGAGCTGAGCTGCGGCAGGTGCTCGATGCCCTCCAGCCTCCGGATCCGGCCGGCGGTGTTGCGGTCACCGTTGCAGTCGAGGTCGAAGAGGTTCTCCAGGTCGTGTTCCGTGGTCGGGTCGTCCGCGTGCGACAGGCCGAGGCCCGTCGCCACACAACCGGCCAGGGCCGGGTCCTCGAACAGGTCCGTCACGATCACCCGTTCGCCGAACCGGTGGTAGGCCCAGACGCCGGCCCCGGCCACCAGGGCCAGGCTGATACCGGTGGACGCCAGACGCACCCCGAGCGACCGGCTCACCGGGTCGTCCGGTGCCCGGGTGGCCGGCGCCTGGGGTCCTCGCCGCACCGCAACGGCCACGAACAGCAGCGTCGCGCATCCCTCCAGCGCGGCCGCGGCCACCAGGTCCTTCTCGATCGCACCGCCGTAGTAGTGCAGGCTCCGGGCCGAATATCCCAGCAGGGCCAGGGCGAACGTCCCGGAGGAGAACGCGGTGACGACGACGGCCGCGACACCGATCACCCGTTCACCCGTGCTCTGGGCGGCACCGGCCAGCAACAACGCGAACCCGATGAGGACGACCCAGACCGGAGCCTTCAGCCCGGCGGCGTTCGTGACCTCCTGGTCGAGCGGGAAGTCGTACTGCAGCACACTCAGCACGTCCCAGCGCCAGGACAGGTACACGCCACCCGCGAACACGGCCAGTCCGACCGGGACAGCCGCCCGACCCCAGGCGTCCTGCGCCCGGCCGTCCGCCGCCCGGACCGCGGCGACGAGCGCCGGCGCGCAGCCGAAGGCCGCCATCACCACGATCATGACCAGGAAGAACTCCTGGAGGTGCCACAGGTACAGCGCCGTCAGCACCGAGGCCACGGCCGTCAGTGCCGCCGTGCTCGGCAGGCCGGACCATGACCGGAAAGGACCGAAGGACCGGATGTTCGACATGAGCGGCAGTCTGGCGCGCCGGCCGGGGGCGCCTGCCGCATAGGTGTGGAGATCCTGTGAAGATCTCCACACCCCCGAGAACGTCAGTCGACCTCGACCGGCAGTTCGTAGATCTGCGTGGTGGGGTGACCTGACCGCTCGTGGACCCGGGCCACCGCCTCCTTCGAGGGCCCGGTGGACAGGCAGAAGACTTTTCCCGACTCCGGGTCCAGCCAGGCCTTCTCGAAGTGCACTCCCTCGGCCCCCTCGTTCTCCAGGTCCCGCCGGTGCGCCTCCTCGAGCTGTACCTGGGTGACACCGACGAACCCGTCGTGCACGTCCATGAACTTCGCCATTGCTCTTCTCCAGATGTGATCCGATGTGATCGGAGGTGCTGTGGCTCCAGGTTGCGCCGGTCCCCTCGTGCGGTTCATCGGTCGGGTGACCTATCCGGGCACGCTGCCCTTTCGGGACGTCCCTTTCGGGCTGGCCCATCATCTGACGCAGGACGCGGCGACGGAGGTAGGGGGTGCGGTGGCAGGCGTGGTGACGTCTCCGGTTCTGGTGGGGCGGGACGAGTTCCTCGCCCTGACCGGACGACGACTCGTGCAAGCCGCCTCCGGCAGTGGCGAGCTGCTGCTGGTCGCCGGGGAGGCCGGGATCGGCAAGACCCGTTTCCTCGGGGCCGTGGCCCGCCAGGCCCGCTCCCTGGGGTTCACCGTGTCGACGGGGGCCGCGTTCCCCGGTGACAGTGCCTCGTCCGCCGGGCTGCTCCTGGATCTGGCCGCCGATCTCGGGGAACCGACCGGCCTGGGGCGGCGGCTGGCCGATCGGCTGGCCGCGATCACCGACGACCCGGCCCGGTCCGGCGACGCCCATCACCGGCGCCGGATGCTGGTGCAGGACCTGGTCGGCCTGCTGCTGGCGCTGCGGGAGGGTGGCCCCCGGCTGATCGTGCTGGAAGACCTGCACTGGGCCGATGCCGTCAGCCTCGACGTGATCGGCCGGCTCGCTCCCCGACTGTCCTCCGGATCCCTGTTGATCGCGGCGGCCTACCGGAGCGACGAGCTCTACCCGAGCCGGCCCCTGCGCGAACTGCGGGCCCGCCTGGTCGTACAGCGCCTGGCCGAGGAGATCCGGCTGCCCCGTCTGAGTCTGCCGGAGGTCTCGGTCCTGACCGGCGCGGTGCTGGGCGGGCCGGTGCCCGGGCAGACCGTGCAGGCCCTGCACACCCGCAGCGACGGTATTCCGCTGCACGTGGAGGAACTGCTCGCCGCGGCCACCACTGCCGGCCCTCCGATGTATGAGCTGCACGAGGTACAGGAGGTCGCCGTACCCGACACGCTCGCCGAAGCCGTCCTGAGCCGGGTCCGGCACCTGGCGCCGGTCACCCGCGAGGTGGTGCGGGCGGCGGCGGTCATCGGCCGCTCGTTCGACTTCGACCTGCTGGCCCTGATCACCGGCCTTCCCGACGACGAGGTGGCCGCCGCGCTGCGCGAATTACGCGAGGCGTACCTGGTGCTGCCGGGCCCGGACGCCACCACGTTCGACTTCCGGCACGCCCTGATCCGCGACGCGCTCTACGCCGACACCGACCTGCCCGTGCGGCGCCGGCTGCACGAACAGGCGGCGCGGGCGGCGGCGGGCCGCGGCTATCGGGGTGCGGTGGTGTCAGCACATTTCGAGCACGCGGGACAGGCGGCCCCGGCCCACGCCCACGCCCTGGCCGCGGCCCGGGAGGCAACCGCCCTGTCCGCGCACCGCGAGGCTCTGGAGCTGTACCGCCGCGCCGCCCGTAACGCCCCCGACGACCTCGATGTCACCGCCCGGGTCGCCCTGTTGTCCGCCCTCGGCGCCGAGGCCGCGGCCGTGGACGAGAACGCCGAGGCAGCGGCCGCCTACACCTCCGCACACGCCCTGGCCCTCGAGTCCGGCGACGTGCGCACGGCGGCCGCCCTGGTGCCGGGAATGGTCGCGGTCGGGCACCTGCTCGGGGAACCGTTGCGCGAGCGTGTCTCCCGACTGCGCGCCGCCACGGATCTGCTCGACCGGGCCGGGATCGAGGCCACGACCGAGAGACGCGCCCTGCGATCGGCCACCGCAGCCGCCTTCATGCTGGACCGGCGTCTGGACGAGGCGATCGACGAGGGCCGGGGCAGCGCGGGCTCCGGCCCTGACACCGGCTCTGACTCCAGCATTGACGCTGGCCCTGACTCCGATGACGATGTGGCGCTGAACACCAGCATCACGCTCGGCTCGGTGCTGGTGTTCGCCGGGCGCCCGGCGGAGGGTTGGTCGCTGCTCGAGAAAGGCGTCCGGCAGGCCCGATCTGCCCGCCGGGAGGCCGAGGCGGCCCGGGGCTACCGGATGCTGGCCACCACGGCGTCGGTGGTGGTCGAGTACGACCGCGCCGACCACTGGCTCGCCGAGGGCGTCACCTACGCGGGCACCGTCGATCTGTGGAACCACCGGCACTATCTCGCCGCGCACCAGGGTCACGTCGGCTGGGCCACCGGCGACTGGGCCCGGGCCGAGGCGACGGCCCGCCAGGCACTGGCCGACGGCCGGGGTGGCATCACCACCCGGATCACGGCCCAGTACGTGCTCGGGTACCTGGCCTTCGGCCGTGGCGAGGCCGGCACCGCCGATGCCCTGTTGCGCGAGGCTCTGGAGGCCGGGCGGGACATGGCCGAACTGCAGCGCTTCTCACCGCCGCTGTGGGGGCTGGCCGAGGCAGCCCGCTGCCGGGGGGACCACGATCAGGCCGCGCGCCTGTGCGAGGAGGGTTTTCATGCCTCGGCCGAGGTAACCGACGCCGCTTATCTCTTCCCGTTCCTGCTCACCGGGGTCCGGGCCCATCTGGCCACCGGCGACCTCGATGCGGCCGGCGATTTCGCCGCCCGGACCGGCGCGGTGCTGCGGTCGCGATCGATCCCCGGCACACTACCGGCCCTCGTTCACGCCGAAGGCCTCCTCCTGGCGGCACAGGCTACACAGACCACACAGACCGCCCGGGCTGATCTGGCCGGTGCGCGGGCCCGGCTCGAAAAGGCCGTGCACGCCTGGTCGGATCGCCGACGGTTCTGGGAATCCTGCTGGGGCAAATTGGATCTCGCCGATGTCTGCTTCCGGATGCGCCGTCGGGCCGAGGCGAACCGGTACCTGGACGAGGTCCGCGCCCAGGCCGGTGCAGCGGGGGCCACGGTGCTGCTGACGGCGGCCGGCCGCCTGACCCCAGTCACCTCCCGAACTCCCTGGCACCCCCTGACCGCCAGGGAGTTCGAGGTGGCCCGGCTGATCGCGGACGGGCTCACCAACCGGCAGATCGCCGAGCACCTGGTACTCGCCCCGAAGACCGTCTCGGCCCACGTCGAGCACATCCTGGCCAAGCTGGGAGCCGCCCGTCGCACCGAGATTGCCTCCTGGACGGCCGGAGTCAATCCCCGTCCCCGTTCGTGACCAGGCCGGCCCGGGAAGGCCCGGCCTGGTACAACCTGGCCTAGCCCGGCCTGGTCACGAACGAGGCGACCGAATCCGTGACCTACGGAGCCAGTCCGGTGGCCACCACCCAGCTCACGTCGTCCGGCCACAGCGACGCGGCGTCGAAGGTGTGCACCCCGCCGTTGCTCGCCAGATAGACGTTGTAGTTGTAGTGGCGGATGTCGCGCGTGCGGTAGTTGAACGACCGGAACGTGGTGCCCTGGCCGTTCTTACCGGTCTGCTGGCAGAACGTCGCGTCCTGGGCGAAGAGCGCGCTGCCGTTGTTGGCAGCCAGACCCAGCTGGAAGTCCGAGTGCCGCAGATAGCTTCCCGCCGTGTCCCTGGACTCGAACGAGACGCACTCGCTGTTGGCCAGACCGGCCCGCACGGTCCAGGTGGCCTGACCCCGCGCGGCGGCGGCGCTGGAAGAACTCACCTGGGCGAGCGACACCGAGGCGCCTGCGTGCGAGAGGTAGCGGTCGGTGGCGCCGGAGGTGGTGGCCCGCAGCGATACTGCCGATCCGACCGTGGGTTTCGGGCCGCTGGTGATTGCCGTGGTGGCGTAGCCGGCGGCCGCGATGTTGGCCTGCACCGCGTTCTCGGTCGCAGCCGTCGGATAACCCGTCGTCATCACCCCCTCGTAGAAGGTGCCCTGGGCCGAGACGCTGTTGTCACCGCCGATCCCGAGGATGATCGCGCCCTCCTTGTGCATCGGGTTGTACCCGGCCGCGGTGGGCCGGGCGCCCTCGTAATAGGTGGACAGGGCGCCGGACTGGGCGTTGCCGCCCCGGATCGCCCACTGGTTCGCCTTGCCCTTGACCACGGCCGTGACGAACCGGTGGGTGATGGTCGGGTCGCCGGCGTTGTTGCCCGCCGACTGGCCGGAGAACAGGCCGTTCTCGAGGTCGGCCATGATCCAGGGGCCGCTGCCGGCACCGGAACCCCAGCCGGTGCTGTTGCCGAAGTAGATGGCCTCCATGTGCCCGTTGCCGGTGTCCAGGCTGTTGGTCTCGGCATTGCCGTAGTCGAAGCAGCAGCCACCGTTGTAGTGGGTGCCGTCGATCACCGCGTACATGCCTTCGGCCGCATCACCGGTGGCGATACCGCTGGTGCTGTTGTTCCGGTAGCCCGTGCCCGGTGACACGAAGACGCCGTAGGCCTTCTGGCCCCCGACGGTCACCGGGGCCGCGTCGGCCCCGGCCAGGTTGTCGTACCCGTTGACGTCGGGGCCCTGGAACCCGCCCGGAGGCGCCTGGGTGAGGTGGTTACCGCGTCCGGACTGGTCGTAGATCTTCGTGATCAGGCAGGTGGTGCCCGCACAGAAGGTGTCTTGAGAGGCGGCGTTCGCCACCCCGCCCGCGGCCAGCGGGGAGATGTCGCGAGTGGTGCCGTCGGAGGCCCGTTTCACCTGGTAGAGAGCACCGTTGTAGGCGCCGTAGAGAGCCCGGGTGGTGCTGTGCGCGGCGACGCAGGCGGTGCCGCCCGAGGCATAGAGGTCACACGGGCCGGTGCCGGCGGCCTGGGCCCCCGTCGTGGGCAGGGCCAGACCGGCCAGGGCCAGCAGGGCGGCGGAGGCCAGCAGGAGGGCAGGCCTCAAGACTGAGCGTGTTCGCATGGGTATCCATTCCTGTGCGGCGTTGCAGGGGAAGGACTGTGTGCGCACACAGGCAACCCGGCCCGGTCAGGGGTGGGCGGCCGGTCTAGAGTAACGCTCACATCGGACGCCGATAAGTCCGATATGACCCATGGCGACCAACGGTCGTGCTCTGCCGTTCCGCGTTCTCCTGCTTGCCAATTCGCCGAGAAATTCAGCGAGCGGACCGTTCGGCTCCACGATGTTAACGTTCACTATTCGAGCAGGTGCTCCATGCGGTACGGCAGTAGTTCGCGCAGAACGATGGACGTGGACGTGCGGCGGATCCCCCGGCACCGCATGAGTTGCTGGGTGATCGAGTAGAGGTGGTCGGGGTCGCGCGCCGCGACCTGGATCATCAGGTCGGCCTCGCCGGAGATGCCCAGGCACTCGATCACCTCCGGAATCTTCGAGAGGTCGGCCAGCAGACCCTCGAACTCGCTCTGCTCGACCCCCGCCGTCACCATCGCCCGCATCGGCAGCCCTACCCGGGCCGGCGCCACGCGTGTGGAGTTGGCCCGCAGCGCACCGCCGGCGGCGAGCCTGTCCAGACGGGTGTGCACGGTGCCCCGGGCCAGCCCCAGATCCATGGCGAGCTTGGCCACGGTGGCCCGCTGATCCTGGTCCAGAGCGCGAAGAATGCGACGGTCCGTGTCGTCGAGAATGAACACATCGACCACTCTACGCAGGCGAAAGTCCCACCGATTGATCAGATCGACCGGTGCCGACGGCGTCACTTGCTCAAACCGACCGTGATGCCGTGTCATCACTGTCATGACGTCCACGACTGCACGGCCCAATGTCAGCGTCGGCGGCTATCTCGCCCGCCGCCTGGAACAGCTCGGGCTGGAGCACCTGTTCGGACTGCCCGGCGACTTCAACCTGGCCCTGCTCGACGAGATGCTCGCCACGACGAACCTGAACTGGGTGGGCTCGAGCAATGAGCTGAACGCCGGCTACGCCGCGGACGGCTACGCGCGCCTGCGCCGGGGCCCGGCCGCCTTCGTCACCACGTTCGGCGTCGGGGAACTGTCCGCCGTCAACGCCCTGGCCGGCAGTTACGCCGAGGACGTGCCGGTCGTGCACATCGTCGGACTGCCCTCGACCACGGTCATCAACAACGGCACGCTGGTGCACCACTCCCTGGCTGACGGCGACTTCGGGCACTTCGTGCGGATGGCCTCGGAGGTCACCGCCACCGCCGTCGTCGTGCGCACCCAAAACGCGGCCACCGCCATCGACCAGGCCCTGCTGACCGCCGTCGGCTCGTCCAAACCCGTCTACCTGGGTATCCCCGCCGATGTCGCGCTCGCCCCGGTCTCCGCCATGCCCCTGACCCGGCCCCTGCGCGTCCTGCGCAGCGACCCGGCGGCCGCCGAGGACTTCCGCGACGCGCTCACCGAGTTCCTCGGTGGCGCAGCCGAAGTCACCGTGCTGGCCGGCCCCCGCCTGTACCGGAGGCAGTTGGAGCAGCGCATCCGGGCGATCGCCGCCCAGAACGGCGTGCGCATCGCCACCCAGTCGGCATCCAAAGCCCTTCTCGACGAATCACATCCGGCCAACCTCGGGGTCTATGCCGGCGCCTTCACCCACAACGCCGAGACCCGCCGGCGCATCGACGAGGCCTCTCCCCTGGTGCTCTCGGGCGTCGTCCTCACCGACTTCCTGACCGGATCGTTCACCCACGGCTTCGACCCCGACCAGGCCGTCGACCTCCAGCTCGATCACGCACGCATCGCCGGGAACGCCTTCTACGGGCTGTATCTGGAAGAGTCGCTGCGCATCCTGGAAGAGGTGCTGGAAGCCCGCGACCCCCGCCCGGAACCCCTGCCGCGCCGCCCGGTGCCCGCGTCCTGCGCCCACAAAGCGGCCACCCCGCAGGGACAACTCACCCACGCCGACCTGTGGCCCCTGCTGCAGGACCACCTGGCACCCGGCACCCTGCTGGTCGCCGAAGCCGGCACGTCCTTCTACGGCGCCCTGGAGATGACCCTCCCCGACGGCTGCGACCTGCTCGGCCAGCCCGTCTGGTCGTCCATCGGCTACACCCTGCCCGCCACCGTCGGCGCGATGCTGGCCGAACCCGTCCGCGAGACCGTGCTGGTCATCGGTGACGGCTCGGCCCAGCTGACCATCCAGGAACTCGGCCGGCTGCTGGCCCTGGGCCTGAAACCGACCATCCTGCTGATCAACAACAACGGCTACACGGTCGAGCGCGCCATCCGCAGCCCCGAGGCCGCCTACCAGGACATCGTCGCGTGGAACTGGACCAGCCTGCCCGCCGCCCTGGGCGCCCCGACCACCCCGGTCTACCGGGTCGACACCCCGGCCGGCCTGGTCGAGGTGCTCGAGAAGGTGCGCGCCGACACCGATCAGGCCGCCCTGGTGGAGGTCATCCTCCCCCGCGACGACGCCCCGGAGTCGTTGCTGCACATCGCCCGCTCGGTGCGCTGAGACGGATTCGCCGGGCGCCGATCAGCCGCCGGCGCCGACGCTGTTGTCCGGGGCGTTGTCCCCGGTGATGTCTCCCCGCTCCACGATCTCGGGGTCGGGGTCGGGCGGCAGGATCGCGTCCAGCTCCTGCGCCCCCGCCGGGTGAGCGTCCTGCGCCGCCGACCGCACCACATCGGCGCTCGTCCCGCTCACCCGCACCAGCTCCTCGCCCCGGGTCAGCGCGTATTCCTGCCGGTCACCGGACTCCCGCCGCCAGCCGTCGCCGTCCTGCGTGCACGTCACTGTCGTGTCGGCCGACGTCGCGCCCGGGATCGGCAACGCCGCACAGGTGCTCGCGTCGATGGAGCCGTGCTCGACGGTGAGCCGCAGGTCGTCGCCCTGGGCCGAGGCATAGATGCCCTGGTACCCGGCGTCGCCGTAGACCCCGCTGCCCCCGGCCACGGCCTGGTAACCGTCCACCTCGGTCACGTACACCAGGTCGATGTCGAAACCAGCCGCCCGTGCCCGCTCTCGCTGTTCCTGGGACGGGGCAGCACCCTCCTCACCGCACCCGGCCAGGCCCAGAAGAAGCCCCACCACCACGAACACCGGCCACCGTTTCGTCACGATATGCACCCTAGAGGCTCCGGGGTTCGTCACCTCCCTCCGGCGCGCCGCCGGCACCATCGCACCCGCCAGGACCGAGACCGGTCCCGCGTCCGCGCAGATCCGGCGGCGCCACGGTTCACCCGCTCGCGCGGCCGGACGCGCGAGCGGGCTGTGCCTGGTCATGATCGGCGTGGTGCCCCTGGGTGCTATTTCCTCCGGTCCAGCGAGAACGTTCCTTCCCCGACGTCGGTGAGGGTGCGGGTGTACTGCCGCAGGTAGGTGTCCAGGAACGGCGACCGGTCGCCCTGGGTCGGGACATCGGTGCGGGGATCCTGCCGGGACAGGGCCAGTTTCGCCCCGGAGACCGCGATCGTGTTGCCGCTCGGGGTGTCCCGCCAGCTCCCGCTGCCGATGGTGCCGATCTGGACGCCCAGCTGGTGGCCCACCTCGAAGGTCCAGTCGGTGGACTTCAGGTCGAACGCGACCCGGCCCTTCTTCTCGATCAGCGCGACGTTCTCGTCGAACATCACCGCGGTGCCGTCCGGGGCGACGTCCCACAGCCGCACCATCACGTTGCCGGCCGCACCGGCCTTCAGGGTGATGCTTGGCGTGGCCGTGAGCCGGACCCGGGACGTGACCGGCCTCGACCAGCTCAGGTAGCTGTTCGTCGTCGACACCGCCAGGCTCCGGGCCGCGGACGGAGCCGGGTCGGCGGCGTGTTCCATGTCCCACTGCTGATCCGCGGGAGCGACTTTCGCGGCCAGGGTCGAGGCCGCGCCGTCGTCGACGTACTGCCCGTCCGGCAGGGCGGCGCTCAGCTGCGACGCTGCCGCCGGCCAGGTGGACTGGGCCCGCCAGGCGCCGGTGCTGTCCTCGATCGCGTACGCGGGGTCCTTCACCTGCGGCTGGACGCCCTTGAGGTAACGGTCGTAGAAGCGCATGACCTCGTCGAAGAAGCCGGCGCGGCCCTGCAGCAGCTGCCCCTGCCCGTTCGTCTCGTTGCCCCGCACGTGCTCCCACTGGCCCAGCCAGCCCCGCTCGACGCCGCGGTGGTGGTCGAGGTAGAGCTCGATGTCCTCGGGCTTGGTGTTGTTCTCGATGAATCCCTGGGTGACGAACAGCGGCGTGCTCGTGCCGGCCGCCTTCGCCGCGAGATTGCGTGAGCGCCAGTACGCCGAGTCCGGGTCGGGCTCGTTGTTGTTCGTCAGGTTGTCGGCCAGGCACTCGGGGTGTGCCGTCTCGTAGGCCGCGTTGGCCCGGTACCGGGCGCTGTCGTCGGGCATCGCGGCCATCGTCGCAATCCCGTTGTAGGCGTTGGGCGTTCCGGTCACGTTGGGCCGGGGGACGCCATTGCTGAACAGGTAGTCGTACATGTTCCAGACCGGCTCCTGGGCGACGACCGCCTTCAGGGCCGGCAGGCGCAGGTCGTTGCCGACCAGGCCGGTCGAGGCGTCGTACGACTTCCCGTACATGCCGACCTTGCCGGTCGACCACGACTGGCTCGCCGACCACTGGATCGCGGCCTTCACGTCGGCCTGCTCACCGGGCCCCACCCAGTCCAGGCAGCCGGTACTCCCGCCGAAACCCCGCAGGTCGACCATGACATAGGTGTATCCGCGGGCGAAGAGGTCGGTGCCACTGGTGAAGTCGGCGAACCGGGCGGACGGGCCGGTCTGCGTGAACCCCTCCGGGCCGGTCTGCCCGGCGTGACCGAAGTACGGGCCGACCGCGAGGATGACGGGTGTCTTCGCGCGGGCCGGCAGGTTCGCCGGCCGCAGCACATCGG encodes:
- a CDS encoding LuxR family transcriptional regulator, with product MRFIGRVTYPGTLPFRDVPFGLAHHLTQDAATEVGGAVAGVVTSPVLVGRDEFLALTGRRLVQAASGSGELLLVAGEAGIGKTRFLGAVARQARSLGFTVSTGAAFPGDSASSAGLLLDLAADLGEPTGLGRRLADRLAAITDDPARSGDAHHRRRMLVQDLVGLLLALREGGPRLIVLEDLHWADAVSLDVIGRLAPRLSSGSLLIAAAYRSDELYPSRPLRELRARLVVQRLAEEIRLPRLSLPEVSVLTGAVLGGPVPGQTVQALHTRSDGIPLHVEELLAAATTAGPPMYELHEVQEVAVPDTLAEAVLSRVRHLAPVTREVVRAAAVIGRSFDFDLLALITGLPDDEVAAALRELREAYLVLPGPDATTFDFRHALIRDALYADTDLPVRRRLHEQAARAAAGRGYRGAVVSAHFEHAGQAAPAHAHALAAAREATALSAHREALELYRRAARNAPDDLDVTARVALLSALGAEAAAVDENAEAAAAYTSAHALALESGDVRTAAALVPGMVAVGHLLGEPLRERVSRLRAATDLLDRAGIEATTERRALRSATAAAFMLDRRLDEAIDEGRGSAGSGPDTGSDSSIDAGPDSDDDVALNTSITLGSVLVFAGRPAEGWSLLEKGVRQARSARREAEAARGYRMLATTASVVVEYDRADHWLAEGVTYAGTVDLWNHRHYLAAHQGHVGWATGDWARAEATARQALADGRGGITTRITAQYVLGYLAFGRGEAGTADALLREALEAGRDMAELQRFSPPLWGLAEAARCRGDHDQAARLCEEGFHASAEVTDAAYLFPFLLTGVRAHLATGDLDAAGDFAARTGAVLRSRSIPGTLPALVHAEGLLLAAQATQTTQTARADLAGARARLEKAVHAWSDRRRFWESCWGKLDLADVCFRMRRRAEANRYLDEVRAQAGAAGATVLLTAAGRLTPVTSRTPWHPLTAREFEVARLIADGLTNRQIAEHLVLAPKTVSAHVEHILAKLGAARRTEIASWTAGVNPRPRS
- a CDS encoding thiamine pyrophosphate-binding protein; translation: MTSTTARPNVSVGGYLARRLEQLGLEHLFGLPGDFNLALLDEMLATTNLNWVGSSNELNAGYAADGYARLRRGPAAFVTTFGVGELSAVNALAGSYAEDVPVVHIVGLPSTTVINNGTLVHHSLADGDFGHFVRMASEVTATAVVVRTQNAATAIDQALLTAVGSSKPVYLGIPADVALAPVSAMPLTRPLRVLRSDPAAAEDFRDALTEFLGGAAEVTVLAGPRLYRRQLEQRIRAIAAQNGVRIATQSASKALLDESHPANLGVYAGAFTHNAETRRRIDEASPLVLSGVVLTDFLTGSFTHGFDPDQAVDLQLDHARIAGNAFYGLYLEESLRILEEVLEARDPRPEPLPRRPVPASCAHKAATPQGQLTHADLWPLLQDHLAPGTLLVAEAGTSFYGALEMTLPDGCDLLGQPVWSSIGYTLPATVGAMLAEPVRETVLVIGDGSAQLTIQELGRLLALGLKPTILLINNNGYTVERAIRSPEAAYQDIVAWNWTSLPAALGAPTTPVYRVDTPAGLVEVLEKVRADTDQAALVEVILPRDDAPESLLHIARSVR
- a CDS encoding SCO4226 family nickel-binding protein, which gives rise to MAKFMDVHDGFVGVTQVQLEEAHRRDLENEGAEGVHFEKAWLDPESGKVFCLSTGPSKEAVARVHERSGHPTTQIYELPVEVD
- a CDS encoding leucine-rich repeat domain-containing protein yields the protein MSNIRSFGPFRSWSGLPSTAALTAVASVLTALYLWHLQEFFLVMIVVMAAFGCAPALVAAVRAADGRAQDAWGRAAVPVGLAVFAGGVYLSWRWDVLSVLQYDFPLDQEVTNAAGLKAPVWVVLIGFALLLAGAAQSTGERVIGVAAVVVTAFSSGTFALALLGYSARSLHYYGGAIEKDLVAAAALEGCATLLFVAVAVRRGPQAPATRAPDDPVSRSLGVRLASTGISLALVAGAGVWAYHRFGERVIVTDLFEDPALAGCVATGLGLSHADDPTTEHDLENLFDLDCNGDRNTAGRIRRLEGIEHLPQLSSLDLRTNEISDLASLEYVPSLRSLTLTNNRVRDLTPLAGLTGLSNLGLSNNRIADLTPLAGLKGLTDLGLSGNRITDLTPLTGLTAVTEVDLSRNRITALDPLAGMSGLYRLTLRDNRVSDVKPLSGLPYLHMLNISGNRIRTASGLAGLKGIDELWLGGNPVRDLTPLTRLPALQGLDLEGNDPANLSGLADLRDQGVYVGGFA
- a CDS encoding alpha-L-arabinofuranosidase B; this translates as MRTRSVLRPALLLASAALLALAGLALPTTGAQAAGTGPCDLYASGGTACVAAHSTTRALYGAYNGALYQVKRASDGTTRDISPLAAGGVANAASQDTFCAGTTCLITKIYDQSGRGNHLTQAPPGGFQGPDVNGYDNLAGADAAPVTVGGQKAYGVFVSPGTGYRNNSTSGIATGDAAEGMYAVIDGTHYNGGCCFDYGNAETNSLDTGNGHMEAIYFGNSTGWGSGAGSGPWIMADLENGLFSGQSAGNNAGDPTITHRFVTAVVKGKANQWAIRGGNAQSGALSTYYEGARPTAAGYNPMHKEGAIILGIGGDNSVSAQGTFYEGVMTTGYPTAATENAVQANIAAAGYATTAITSGPKPTVGSAVSLRATTSGATDRYLSHAGASVSLAQVSSSSAAAARGQATWTVRAGLANSECVSFESRDTAGSYLRHSDFQLGLAANNGSALFAQDATFCQQTGKNGQGTTFRSFNYRTRDIRHYNYNVYLASNGGVHTFDAASLWPDDVSWVVATGLAP
- a CDS encoding alpha/beta hydrolase, producing MNLDLVHVPTGEPGPRPAFLVLPGGAYGHHGPHEGEPVAAWLAGIGVHAFVLRYRVAPHRHPAPLDDATQALARIRREGPALGVDPGRVGVLGFSAGGHLAATLANQSDPPDLSVLAYPVISLAHEHHEGSVQNLLGEGVTAEQRREHSADQQVSVRTPPAFVWHTADDATVPLSNSLRYVAALTAVGVPVELHVFPSGPHGLGLAGDRPHVARWTRWCQEWLRTHGWVDQERP
- a CDS encoding Lrp/AsnC family transcriptional regulator — encoded protein: MFILDDTDRRILRALDQDQRATVAKLAMDLGLARGTVHTRLDRLAAGGALRANSTRVAPARVGLPMRAMVTAGVEQSEFEGLLADLSKIPEVIECLGISGEADLMIQVAARDPDHLYSITQQLMRCRGIRRTSTSIVLRELLPYRMEHLLE